A single region of the Enterococcus mundtii genome encodes:
- a CDS encoding 5-bromo-4-chloroindolyl phosphate hydrolysis family protein, whose amino-acid sequence MIKKNWKWIVGLLLVILFFSYNDVSIISMILLIGAVLLIWGLFGFRKKPKDKTALPNLSDKLATHYSENGMTPSEISFFRETMNQTKNEIEQLEKNMYETAKLKAIDLRHEPVKAAKGLFKELVKEPTRLHDASQFLYTHLPNLVDLTNKYIEINEHEIKNKQTYQKLEESTQIIDQLASLVAKDYQDFVSEDLEDIDVEISVAKQSLKRDNKDVPEE is encoded by the coding sequence ATGATTAAAAAGAATTGGAAATGGATCGTAGGTTTACTCTTAGTGATACTGTTCTTCAGTTATAATGATGTATCGATCATATCAATGATCTTGTTAATTGGCGCAGTTTTGCTGATTTGGGGGCTTTTTGGTTTTCGTAAAAAACCTAAGGACAAAACAGCTTTACCAAATCTATCTGACAAATTAGCGACCCATTATAGCGAAAACGGCATGACACCGAGTGAAATCTCTTTTTTTAGAGAAACGATGAATCAAACAAAAAATGAAATCGAACAACTAGAAAAAAATATGTACGAAACGGCAAAGCTTAAAGCGATCGATCTTCGTCACGAACCGGTAAAAGCAGCAAAAGGTTTGTTCAAAGAACTCGTAAAAGAACCCACTCGATTGCACGATGCGAGTCAGTTCCTTTACACCCACTTGCCAAACCTAGTGGATTTGACAAACAAATATATTGAGATCAATGAACACGAGATCAAAAACAAACAGACCTATCAAAAACTGGAAGAAAGTACCCAGATCATTGATCAACTTGCTTCATTAGTCGCGAAAGACTATCAAGATTTCGTTTCGGAAGATTTGGAAGATATCGATGTAGAGATATCTGTTGCGAAACAAAGCTTAAAGCGTGATAATAAAGATGTACCAGAAGAATAA
- a CDS encoding putative holin-like toxin: MSSFEAMQLMIAFATLVLLIIADKDQKK, encoded by the coding sequence GTGTCAAGTTTTGAAGCAATGCAACTGATGATCGCTTTTGCGACATTAGTTTTGCTGATTATTGCCGATAAAGACCAAAAAAAGTAA
- a CDS encoding cysteine hydrolase family protein, protein MKALISIDYTYDFVADDGKLTTGKSGQAIEPALTKYTKKFIDEKEFVVFAIDAHDPEDAFHPENQLFPPHNVVGTSGRDLYGLLQEIYAEHQTQANVYWIDKRHYSAFSGTDLDIRLRERGITEIYLTGVCTDICVLHTAVDAYNLGYQLFIYEDAVASFDPIGHDWALKHFQTALGAEIIKG, encoded by the coding sequence ATGAAAGCATTGATTTCGATTGATTACACCTATGATTTTGTGGCAGACGATGGGAAATTGACGACTGGAAAGAGCGGTCAGGCAATTGAACCAGCTTTAACGAAGTATACAAAAAAGTTTATTGATGAGAAAGAATTTGTCGTATTTGCGATCGATGCACATGATCCCGAAGATGCTTTTCATCCGGAAAACCAATTGTTTCCACCACATAATGTAGTCGGAACGAGTGGCCGCGATCTGTATGGTTTATTGCAAGAGATTTATGCGGAACATCAAACACAAGCCAATGTTTATTGGATCGATAAACGTCACTATTCTGCATTCAGTGGAACAGATCTTGACATTCGTTTACGGGAACGTGGGATTACAGAGATTTATTTGACAGGTGTTTGTACAGATATCTGTGTCTTGCATACAGCAGTCGATGCCTATAACCTAGGCTATCAATTATTTATTTACGAAGATGCAGTTGCCAGCTTTGATCCAATCGGACATGACTGGGCATTGAAACATTTTCAAACAGCCCTTGGTGCGGAGATCATTAAGGGATAA
- a CDS encoding DUF3796 domain-containing protein, whose protein sequence is MRKGKANLGFLGLLGILGFLGYLPNLSGLFSLFALFSLFGFFLDNKKWGRFERFFYERKVLTRSILLKIIIFSLLLAYILTIKLGELQAFVTIFISMFFSLLIVLNSYLSRD, encoded by the coding sequence ATGAGAAAAGGGAAAGCAAATTTGGGTTTTTTAGGTTTACTGGGAATTTTAGGGTTTTTAGGATATTTGCCAAATCTCTCAGGGTTATTTTCGCTCTTTGCATTATTTTCTTTGTTTGGCTTTTTTTTGGATAACAAAAAATGGGGAAGGTTTGAAAGATTTTTTTACGAAAGAAAGGTTTTAACCAGAAGTATCTTACTGAAAATTATAATTTTTTCACTGTTATTAGCATATATTCTAACTATAAAACTGGGAGAGTTACAAGCGTTCGTCACTATATTTATTAGTATGTTTTTTTCTCTGTTAATTGTTTTAAATTCATATCTGAGCAGAGACTAG
- a CDS encoding NUDIX hydrolase — protein sequence MLEYEQFEEKTIQRKEIYHGAIIDVAVDDVRLPDGNIGKRELVFHPGGVGIIAFDEKDRLLLVKQFRKPLEKVILEIPAGKIDPGEKQAPEITAARELEEETGYRAERLDHLTSMYLSPGFANELLHIYHAVNIEKVEQPLAQDEDEVLELYALTLAEAKQAMSDQVICDAKTIYAIQYWESMNKGK from the coding sequence ATGCTTGAATATGAACAGTTTGAAGAGAAAACGATCCAACGAAAAGAAATTTATCATGGAGCGATCATTGATGTCGCTGTGGATGATGTTCGCTTACCAGATGGAAATATCGGGAAGCGTGAATTAGTCTTTCACCCCGGTGGTGTAGGAATCATTGCTTTTGATGAAAAGGATCGTCTACTATTAGTCAAACAATTCCGCAAACCTTTAGAGAAAGTGATCCTCGAAATACCAGCTGGTAAAATTGATCCAGGAGAAAAACAAGCGCCTGAGATCACTGCTGCTAGAGAATTAGAAGAAGAAACTGGATACCGCGCAGAGCGTTTGGATCATTTGACTTCTATGTATTTATCACCAGGATTTGCGAATGAACTCCTGCATATCTATCATGCAGTAAATATCGAAAAAGTGGAACAGCCTCTCGCACAAGATGAGGACGAAGTATTGGAACTTTATGCGTTGACTTTAGCAGAAGCAAAACAAGCGATGTCAGATCAAGTCATTTGCGATGCAAAAACGATTTATGCGATTCAATACTGGGAATCAATGAACAAAGGAAAGTAG
- the macP gene encoding cell wall synthase accessory phosphoprotein MacP, which translates to MVKGPLVTRSEIRKRQQEQAQESLKKQRKAEATYKQEEKKIASFYRKEQKKNKPITKTRAGEREKTRKWNAVLMKGLVIVILLLAIVFLAVAFI; encoded by the coding sequence ATGGTCAAAGGACCGCTAGTCACACGTAGCGAAATCCGTAAACGACAGCAAGAACAAGCACAAGAATCATTAAAAAAACAAAGAAAAGCGGAAGCTACGTACAAACAAGAAGAAAAAAAGATCGCGAGTTTTTATCGTAAAGAACAAAAGAAAAATAAGCCAATCACGAAAACAAGAGCAGGCGAACGAGAAAAAACACGTAAATGGAATGCTGTTTTGATGAAAGGCTTGGTTATAGTCATTTTATTGTTAGCCATCGTTTTTCTGGCAGTTGCATTTATATAG
- a CDS encoding metallophosphoesterase produces the protein MNYFISDMHFFHERLLGNSDFSPRPFKNIAHMHHQLITSWNAVVKESDHVYHLGDLAMHPKYEKGSAEILSLVKELNGTIHFIKGNHDSRAFFNYLEQHDPWKKEGKQKFHFYDVGVIIKFNHQQYYLTHYPLLLGGNDKIRNLHGHIHHYSVPIGNDVNVGVDAPERELLKTKRPFGTPLSEAEIEEIYEAKFQELQKIQR, from the coding sequence ATGAATTATTTTATCAGTGATATGCATTTTTTCCATGAACGGTTGCTCGGTAATAGTGATTTTTCGCCACGACCATTTAAAAATATTGCCCACATGCACCATCAATTAATCACTAGTTGGAATGCAGTCGTAAAGGAATCCGACCATGTTTATCATCTAGGGGACCTCGCGATGCACCCTAAGTATGAAAAAGGTAGCGCAGAAATTCTTTCCTTAGTCAAAGAACTGAATGGCACGATCCACTTTATCAAAGGGAATCATGACAGTCGGGCCTTTTTCAACTACTTGGAACAACATGATCCGTGGAAAAAGGAAGGAAAGCAAAAGTTTCACTTTTATGATGTAGGTGTCATCATAAAATTCAATCACCAACAATACTATTTGACCCATTATCCATTGTTGCTCGGAGGCAATGATAAAATACGCAATCTTCATGGACATATCCATCACTACAGCGTACCCATCGGCAACGACGTCAATGTAGGCGTAGATGCTCCAGAGCGAGAATTATTAAAAACAAAACGCCCGTTTGGCACGCCACTTTCGGAAGCAGAGATTGAAGAAATCTATGAAGCAAAGTTTCAAGAGCTACAAAAAATTCAACGCTAA
- a CDS encoding cysteine desulfurase family protein, translating to MGNIYLDHAATTPMHPLVIKEMMDIMEGTFGNPSSIHGFGRMAHEKLENARQIVADSLHARPHEIIFNSGGTEGDNTAILETAFSRQNEGKHLITTVIEHPAVLNTMKYLENKGFEVTYLPVDQKGNISIADFRSALREDTILVSIMYGNNEIGNLLPIKEIGEILREHPAYFHTDAVQAYGNQTIHPQELGIDLLSISGHKINGPKGIGFLYKRDGVNIPPLLLGGEQEEKRRAGTENLAGICGLAKAVEILTLEEREARNKKYLDFQQLILDKLTENEIEYAINGDLTNKLPHVLNLRIPGIVNDLLLMKLDLQGFAISIGSACTAGNIEPSHVLEAMYGKGTPFLKESIRISFGYGNTEEEVQRFADGLVKAI from the coding sequence TTGGGCAATATTTATTTAGATCATGCAGCGACGACGCCGATGCATCCGTTGGTAATCAAAGAAATGATGGATATCATGGAAGGGACATTTGGCAATCCTTCGAGCATTCATGGATTTGGTCGGATGGCTCATGAAAAATTAGAAAATGCTAGACAAATCGTGGCAGATAGTTTGCACGCCCGCCCGCATGAGATTATTTTTAACAGTGGCGGAACGGAAGGTGATAATACTGCGATTCTTGAAACAGCATTCTCACGTCAAAATGAAGGGAAACATCTAATCACTACAGTTATTGAACATCCAGCAGTCTTGAATACGATGAAGTATCTTGAAAACAAGGGTTTTGAGGTTACATATCTACCAGTTGACCAAAAAGGAAATATCTCGATCGCTGACTTCCGCTCGGCTTTAAGAGAAGACACGATTCTAGTCTCGATCATGTACGGGAACAATGAAATCGGTAATTTATTACCAATCAAAGAAATCGGTGAAATTTTACGAGAACATCCAGCCTATTTCCATACGGATGCTGTTCAAGCTTATGGTAATCAAACGATTCATCCTCAAGAGTTAGGAATCGATCTTTTGAGCATATCTGGTCATAAAATCAATGGACCGAAAGGAATCGGTTTTTTATATAAAAGAGATGGCGTAAATATCCCACCTTTGCTTTTAGGGGGAGAACAAGAAGAAAAACGCCGTGCCGGTACAGAAAACTTAGCGGGGATCTGTGGATTAGCGAAAGCGGTAGAAATATTAACACTTGAAGAAAGAGAAGCACGTAATAAAAAATACTTGGACTTCCAACAACTGATTTTAGATAAATTGACAGAAAATGAGATTGAATATGCAATCAATGGGGATTTGACGAATAAATTACCTCATGTACTGAATTTACGTATTCCAGGGATCGTCAACGATCTATTGTTGATGAAATTGGATCTACAAGGCTTTGCGATCTCGATCGGTTCGGCATGTACTGCTGGAAATATCGAACCTTCTCATGTACTAGAAGCCATGTATGGAAAAGGAACACCATTCTTGAAAGAATCCATCCGCATCAGTTTTGGCTATGGGAATACAGAAGAAGAAGTCCAACGATTTGCTGATGGTTTAGTCAAAGCAATCTAA
- a CDS encoding putative holin-like toxin: MDKCRFFEAMQLMIAFAMLVLLIINYKTLIQ, from the coding sequence ATAGACAAGTGTCGATTTTTTGAAGCAATGCAACTGATGATCGCTTTCGCAATGTTAGTTTTGCTGATTATTAACTATAAGACGTTAATACAATGA
- a CDS encoding M13 family metallopeptidase, whose product MNQERLKQDFFEAVNEEWLKTATIPADKPATGGFQDLVDGIDQLMMRDTDEMLADPTKVTSDKMRHFLAYYQLANDYEYRDQLGATPLQPILERIEQLTSFDELNQQFPEWTLDSLPLPVVLDVDADMKNAQVNAFFASPPSLFLPDKTYYEAEHPNGAQLLSVFFDMMVQLLEMTGRERSQAEAIVEQAIQFDKLIAPHVKSAEENADYSQMYNPRAFNEFTAYTDALDLTTLTTGLIGTRPDQVIVTDPVYFEHLAELLTTPHFRLLKSWMIVKTVRSLSSYLSEDFRQVSGIFSRTLSGTDEAMPQKKAAYYLASGQFDHVLGDYYGNKYFGEAAKKDVEKMVKKMINVYQKRLETNEWLSDATREKAIVKLNKLGIQVGYPDKIPALFDAFQTVPANEGGTLLSNALNFSHLTLKDRFSKWNKPVDRDEWEMSADTVNAYYHPFRNVIVFPAAILQAPFYSLEQSSSANFGGIGAVIAHEISHAFDNNGAKFDEFGNLNNWWTEEDFAHFQEKAQAMIEQFDGVPFADGTVNGKLTVSENIADAGGLSCALEAAMTEDDYSAADFFMNWATIWRTKAKKEYQQLLLQIDVHAPAKLRANIQPQNLAEFYETFAITEEDPMYLAPEERVHIW is encoded by the coding sequence ATGAACCAAGAACGTTTGAAACAAGATTTTTTTGAAGCAGTAAATGAAGAATGGTTAAAAACAGCAACAATTCCTGCCGATAAGCCAGCAACTGGTGGGTTTCAGGATTTAGTTGATGGCATTGATCAACTAATGATGCGAGATACAGATGAGATGTTAGCTGATCCAACAAAAGTTACATCTGATAAAATGCGTCACTTCCTTGCATATTATCAACTAGCAAATGATTATGAATATAGAGATCAATTAGGTGCTACACCTTTACAACCAATCCTCGAAAGAATCGAGCAACTCACTTCCTTTGACGAATTAAATCAGCAATTTCCCGAATGGACATTGGACAGCTTACCGTTGCCTGTTGTCTTAGATGTGGATGCAGATATGAAAAATGCGCAAGTCAATGCCTTTTTCGCTTCACCACCCTCTTTATTTTTACCAGATAAAACTTATTATGAAGCAGAACATCCAAATGGTGCTCAATTATTGTCCGTCTTTTTTGATATGATGGTCCAACTTTTAGAAATGACAGGCAGAGAAAGAAGTCAGGCAGAAGCAATCGTCGAACAAGCGATCCAATTCGATAAATTGATTGCGCCCCATGTTAAAAGCGCGGAAGAAAATGCAGATTATAGCCAAATGTACAATCCACGTGCCTTTAATGAATTTACGGCATATACCGATGCTCTTGACTTAACTACCTTGACTACTGGCTTGATCGGCACACGTCCAGACCAAGTGATCGTTACTGACCCTGTCTACTTTGAACATTTAGCTGAACTTTTGACGACACCACATTTCCGACTACTTAAAAGCTGGATGATCGTAAAAACGGTGCGTTCACTAAGCAGTTATCTATCTGAAGATTTCCGTCAAGTCAGTGGGATCTTCTCTCGGACTTTATCAGGAACCGATGAAGCAATGCCACAAAAGAAAGCAGCTTACTACCTTGCTTCTGGACAGTTTGATCATGTGTTGGGCGATTACTACGGTAACAAGTATTTTGGCGAAGCAGCGAAAAAAGATGTCGAAAAAATGGTCAAGAAAATGATCAATGTTTACCAAAAACGACTCGAAACGAATGAATGGTTAAGTGATGCGACACGAGAAAAAGCAATTGTGAAATTGAACAAATTAGGCATCCAAGTCGGTTACCCTGATAAAATCCCTGCCTTGTTCGATGCGTTCCAAACAGTTCCCGCAAATGAAGGTGGAACCTTGCTTTCAAATGCGTTGAACTTTAGTCATCTAACCCTAAAAGACCGTTTCAGTAAATGGAACAAGCCTGTTGATCGTGATGAATGGGAAATGAGCGCGGATACAGTCAATGCGTACTATCATCCATTCCGAAACGTGATCGTTTTCCCAGCTGCGATTTTACAAGCACCATTTTATAGTTTGGAACAATCTAGCTCGGCAAACTTCGGCGGAATCGGTGCAGTCATTGCCCATGAGATTTCCCATGCGTTTGACAACAACGGGGCGAAATTTGATGAGTTCGGTAACTTGAATAACTGGTGGACAGAAGAAGACTTCGCTCATTTCCAAGAAAAAGCGCAAGCCATGATCGAACAGTTTGACGGTGTACCTTTTGCTGATGGCACAGTCAATGGAAAACTAACCGTTTCTGAAAATATTGCAGATGCTGGCGGATTAAGTTGCGCACTAGAAGCTGCAATGACAGAAGACGATTATTCAGCAGCCGATTTCTTCATGAATTGGGCGACAATCTGGCGTACAAAAGCGAAAAAAGAATACCAACAATTACTTTTACAAATCGATGTTCATGCACCTGCGAAACTTCGGGCGAATATCCAGCCACAAAACTTAGCAGAGTTTTATGAAACATTTGCGATCACTGAAGAAGATCCGATGTATCTAGCACCTGAAGAACGTGTGCATATTTGGTAA
- a CDS encoding 5'-methylthioadenosine/adenosylhomocysteine nucleosidase, which produces MKIGIIGAMEEEVKILREQLGQPLSWERAGALFISGSLGNHEVIVVRSGIGKVLASITTSLLIQQYGVNMVINTGSAGGIGEGLRVGDVVISDKVAYFDADVTGFGYKPGQLPGMPLYYEASTYLRSEMKRAAEATNLNVKEGLIVTGDTFVDSPVKVQEILGNFPEALACEMEGAAVGQTAQQFNIPFLIVRAMSDTADHSATQSFDEFIEEAGKRSAEMVIEFVKHLV; this is translated from the coding sequence ATGAAAATTGGAATCATCGGAGCAATGGAAGAAGAAGTAAAAATTTTAAGAGAGCAACTAGGACAACCCTTATCATGGGAAAGAGCAGGCGCTCTGTTTATCTCAGGCTCATTAGGCAACCATGAAGTCATCGTTGTACGTTCAGGTATCGGGAAAGTCTTAGCATCGATCACAACAAGCTTATTGATCCAACAATATGGTGTAAACATGGTCATCAATACAGGATCAGCTGGTGGCATTGGTGAAGGTCTACGTGTAGGGGATGTAGTGATCTCTGACAAAGTTGCCTATTTTGATGCAGATGTTACAGGGTTCGGTTACAAGCCAGGACAATTACCAGGTATGCCTCTTTATTATGAAGCAAGCACGTATTTACGTTCAGAAATGAAAAGAGCCGCAGAAGCAACCAACTTGAATGTAAAAGAAGGCTTGATCGTCACAGGAGATACATTTGTTGATTCGCCAGTCAAAGTCCAAGAGATCTTAGGCAATTTCCCTGAAGCACTTGCTTGTGAGATGGAAGGGGCTGCAGTCGGTCAAACGGCACAACAATTCAATATTCCTTTCTTGATCGTGCGAGCAATGAGTGATACTGCGGACCATTCAGCGACACAAAGCTTTGACGAATTCATCGAAGAAGCAGGGAAACGTTCAGCTGAAATGGTGATTGAATTTGTCAAACATCTTGTATAA
- a CDS encoding ribose-phosphate diphosphokinase, translating to MSKKYQDDTLKIFSLNGNRPLAEKIAKVFGTELGKSVVKQFSDGEISINIEESIRGDHVYIVQSTNAPVNDYYMELLIMIDAMKRASAKTINVVLPYYGYARQDRTAKPHEPITAKLIANMLEEAGATRVLTLDLHTVQVQGFFDIPVDNLFTMPLFAHYYRELGLVGDDIVVVSPKNSGVQRARSLSEYLNSTLAIVDHADEEVEGTAASYVIGNVQGKTCILVDDILNTGLTFARAAKVLKENGAKDIYVCASHGLLSEPAKEILDEAPIKDICITDSVYTPEDRHPEKLTIVTCSNLMGEAVKRIHENTPMSPLFRLEEKSFR from the coding sequence ATGAGTAAAAAGTATCAGGACGACACGTTGAAAATCTTTAGTTTGAATGGGAATCGACCGTTAGCAGAAAAAATCGCCAAAGTATTTGGAACAGAGTTAGGGAAAAGTGTAGTCAAACAATTTAGTGATGGAGAAATTTCAATCAACATTGAAGAAAGTATCCGTGGCGACCATGTCTACATCGTTCAATCGACGAATGCACCAGTCAATGATTACTACATGGAATTATTGATCATGATCGATGCGATGAAACGTGCAAGTGCCAAAACGATCAATGTGGTGTTGCCTTATTATGGTTATGCGAGACAAGACCGTACAGCGAAGCCCCATGAACCAATTACAGCAAAATTGATTGCGAACATGCTTGAAGAAGCAGGAGCGACTCGTGTATTGACCTTAGATCTGCATACGGTGCAAGTACAAGGATTCTTTGATATTCCAGTAGATAACTTATTTACAATGCCATTATTTGCGCATTATTACCGTGAACTTGGTCTGGTCGGCGATGACATTGTCGTTGTTTCACCAAAGAACAGTGGTGTCCAACGCGCGCGTAGCTTATCAGAGTACTTGAATAGTACGTTAGCGATCGTTGATCATGCGGACGAAGAAGTCGAAGGGACAGCAGCAAGTTACGTGATCGGGAATGTTCAAGGAAAAACGTGTATCCTGGTTGATGATATTTTAAATACTGGATTGACATTCGCTCGAGCAGCCAAAGTCTTGAAAGAAAATGGCGCCAAAGATATCTATGTTTGTGCTTCCCATGGCTTGTTGTCAGAGCCTGCAAAAGAGATCTTGGACGAAGCACCAATCAAAGATATCTGTATCACTGATTCTGTGTATACACCAGAAGACCGTCACCCAGAAAAATTGACGATCGTCACTTGTTCAAACTTGATGGGTGAAGCCGTCAAGCGTATCCATGAAAACACGCCAATGAGCCCACTGTTCCGTTTGGAAGAGAAGAGCTTTAGATAA
- a CDS encoding MFS transporter, which produces MVKYRKNTKLGGVMQKYWKKNINLFLMGQFLSGITSMVVQYAIIWYLTQETGSATILSFATLLGMLPMVLLSPFVGPLIDRWDKKKLLIYTDIIVAIFALILSIVGTVMSTFPLWLVFVSLFIRSVAQTFQMPTIQSILPTMVPEEELTRINGRLGMVQSANYIVAPGLGAFLFAAVPMNALILLDVLGAILGVGLLILVVIPKMDIQGETVHLLADTKFGVKKLYEKRGLWHIMLNGAVFMLLFMPAASLYPLMTMGYFNGTVGQAGLIEVIYAVGMLVGGAVIGFSGHFKNRMQLVIISYIVLGVSVTASGLLPATSQGFIYFVLLNAIAGLATPYYNTLVMAMIQQSFEPSILGRVLGVFNSLMSLSGPIGLIFAGPLADALGVEKLFVIAGVGTLLCAIALYLVPSARNYDLELQSKHS; this is translated from the coding sequence ATGGTAAAATACAGAAAGAATACAAAATTAGGAGGCGTTATGCAGAAATACTGGAAAAAGAATATTAATTTATTTTTGATGGGACAATTTTTATCAGGAATCACAAGTATGGTTGTTCAATATGCTATTATTTGGTATTTGACGCAAGAAACAGGTTCTGCGACTATTTTAAGTTTTGCCACATTATTAGGAATGCTGCCGATGGTTCTATTAAGTCCATTTGTTGGGCCACTGATCGATCGCTGGGATAAGAAAAAATTATTGATTTATACGGATATCATTGTTGCGATCTTTGCACTTATTTTATCCATTGTAGGAACAGTGATGTCGACCTTTCCGCTCTGGTTAGTGTTTGTCTCTTTATTTATTCGTTCGGTCGCACAGACATTCCAAATGCCGACGATCCAATCAATTTTACCAACAATGGTTCCAGAAGAAGAATTAACAAGGATCAATGGGCGATTGGGTATGGTGCAATCAGCGAATTATATCGTTGCTCCTGGATTAGGTGCTTTTTTATTTGCTGCGGTACCAATGAATGCTTTGATTCTTTTGGATGTATTAGGTGCCATTCTTGGTGTAGGATTGTTGATTCTTGTGGTAATTCCCAAGATGGACATCCAAGGAGAAACGGTTCATTTGTTAGCGGATACTAAATTTGGAGTAAAGAAACTATATGAGAAGCGAGGGTTATGGCATATCATGCTCAATGGGGCAGTTTTCATGCTGTTGTTCATGCCTGCCGCAAGCTTATATCCACTGATGACCATGGGTTATTTTAATGGCACAGTTGGACAAGCGGGATTGATCGAAGTCATTTACGCCGTTGGGATGTTAGTCGGAGGCGCAGTCATTGGTTTTTCTGGTCATTTTAAGAATCGAATGCAGCTAGTGATCATCTCTTATATCGTTTTAGGGGTATCCGTCACAGCAAGTGGTTTATTGCCAGCAACCTCACAAGGATTTATTTACTTTGTTCTGTTGAATGCCATTGCCGGTTTGGCTACGCCTTACTACAATACATTAGTCATGGCGATGATCCAACAAAGTTTTGAGCCAAGCATTTTAGGAAGGGTGTTGGGTGTGTTCAATTCACTGATGTCTCTGTCTGGTCCAATCGGTTTGATCTTTGCTGGACCACTAGCAGATGCTCTTGGCGTGGAGAAATTGTTTGTGATTGCTGGTGTCGGTACATTACTTTGCGCAATTGCACTGTACCTGGTTCCTTCAGCCAGAAACTACGATTTAGAATTACAAAGTAAACATAGCTAA
- a CDS encoding DUF1831 domain-containing protein, giving the protein MAFEQTASVLGSPVSYRLHPDAKRYTLRDNGFTETNGGNYQLIRPLDATPQSKEGFKLKITVAKDIKTMKMSITTANGLRAVDIFKDPKQKMSQDKFYFLMDSMISRGLFEKVEG; this is encoded by the coding sequence ATGGCATTTGAACAAACAGCGTCCGTACTCGGTTCTCCAGTTAGCTACCGTTTACATCCAGATGCAAAAAGATACACATTACGCGACAATGGCTTTACAGAAACAAATGGCGGGAACTATCAATTGATACGTCCGCTTGATGCAACACCACAAAGCAAAGAGGGTTTTAAATTAAAAATCACGGTTGCAAAAGACATCAAGACAATGAAGATGTCGATCACGACAGCCAATGGCTTGCGTGCAGTCGATATTTTTAAAGATCCAAAGCAAAAAATGAGTCAAGATAAGTTTTATTTCTTGATGGATAGCATGATCAGTCGTGGACTATTTGAAAAAGTAGAAGGCTAA